The following proteins are encoded in a genomic region of Corticium candelabrum chromosome 11, ooCorCand1.1, whole genome shotgun sequence:
- the LOC134187199 gene encoding laminin subunit beta-2-like gives MANLYLLMLVSLSDCLCNVPGSESSAGGSCNATTGQCTCKANVMGLKCDTCKTGFLNLQASDVDGCEPCNCNVDGSTAASMGACNDTGQCDCKADVVGLKCDTCQDGFFLTGSDFANGCQQCGCSLSSAVSLSCNQLTGQCPCKSGLTGRTCGIIEDFHWLPFLEGLIYEAESAWLSGGAMVERRVSDLSKFTGTGGVRMRGDGNRITFRVTVPQRSIQYRLIIRYEVSNCCLGLSELE, from the exons ATGGCAAATTTATATCTTCTGATGTTGGTGTCACTTTcagattgtttgtgcaatgttcCTGGTTCTGAATCATCAGCTGGTGGGAGCtgcaatgctacaacaggacagtgtacatgtaaagCAAATGTGATGGGGTTGAAATGTGATACTTGCAAGACAGGATTCCTTAATCTGCAAGCATCAGATGTTGACGGATGTGAAC CTTGTAACTGCAATGTTGATGGATCTACTGCAGCATCGATGGGTGCATGTAATGATACTGGTCAGTGTGATTGTAAGGCCGATGTGGTTGGCCTGAAATGTGACACTTGTCAA GACGGGTTCTTTCTGACTGGTAGTGATTTTGCTAATGGCTGTCAACAATGTGGTTGCTCCCTGTCGTCTGCAGTATCACTGTCATGTAACCAGTTAACAGGACAGTGTCCTTGTAAATCTGGTTTGACTGGTCGCACTTGTGGCATCATCGAAGACTTCCACTGGTTGCCTTTCTTAGAGGGTCTCATCTATGAAGCAGAGTCTGCTTGGCTTAGT GGAGGAGCCATGGTTGAGAGACGAGTCAGTGATCTTAGCAAGTTTACTGGAACGGGTGGAGTGAGAATGAGAGGTGATGGTAATCGCATTACGTTTCGTGTGACCGTTCCACAGAGATCAATTCAGTATAGACTGATTATTCGTTATGAGGTGAGCAATTGTTGCTTGGGCTTGTCAGAGTTAGAGTAA